The following are from one region of the Silene latifolia isolate original U9 population chromosome 9, ASM4854445v1, whole genome shotgun sequence genome:
- the LOC141599002 gene encoding NAD(P)H-quinone oxidoreductase subunit L, chloroplastic, with protein MQSLSFQPLKALPSLTPHTKGKTTSSSICCTHKLPFNSNPNKSSTNGSISLEPGNYLGIKNSLWVHVGLLATVAEPAIAVTGVNDEPDLVLVLIQVGIIAFWYFLIMPPIIMNWLRIRWYRRNLLEMYFQFMFVFIFFPGLLVWAPFLNFRKFPRDPNMKYPWSKPENPDEIRGGFLKYPWGSIEDYE; from the exons ATGCAGTCACTAAGCTTTCAACCTCTGAAGGCACTCCCTTCTCTTACCCCTCACACCAAAGGCAAAACCACATCTTCCTCCATTTGCTGTACTCATAAGCTGCCCTTCAAttcaaacccaaataaatcatct ACTAATGGAAGTATTTCCTTGGAGCCCGGAAATTATCTTGGAATCAAGAACAGTTTGTGGGTTCATGTCGGACTTTTGGCCACT GTAGCGGAACCAGCAATTGCGGTTACAGGGGTGAACGATGAGCCAGACTTAGTGTTGGTTTTGATTCAAGTTGGAATAATAGCTTTTTGGTACTTCCTTATTATGCCT CCAATTATCATGAACTGGCTAAGGATAAGATGGTACAGAAGGAACCTACTCGAGATGTATTTCCAATTCATGTTCGTCTTCATATTCTTTCCCGG GTTGTTGGTGTGGGCACCATTCCTGAACTTCAGGAAATTTCCTCGCGATCCAAATATGAAGTATCCCTGGTCGAAACCAGAAAACCCAGACGAGATTAGAGGCGGTTTTCTCAAATATCCCTGGGGATCAATCGAGGATTATGAATAA
- the LOC141599001 gene encoding putative clathrin assembly protein At2g01600 produces MATITWRKAYGAIKDHTKVGLAQINSDFKDLDVATVKATNHVEIPPKDRHLRKLLLATSAVRPRADVAYCIHALARRLTKTRNWTVALKTLIVVHRLLREGDPTFREELLTLSQREHVLQLSNFKDDSSPIAWDCSAWVRSYALFLEERLDCFRSLKYDIEAERLPKPAQGQGHSRTRDLDAEELLEQLPALQQLLYRLLGCRPEGAALRNYVIQYALALVLKESFKIYCAINDGIINLIDKFFEMPRHEATKALEIYKRAGQQAASLTDFYEVCKGLELARNFQFPVLREPPQSFLATMDEYIREAPSVVSIPSLHLELPERLQLTYRPEEDSPQEDDGIVVEEPQPVASDGLAEVAEAAASATPPAEMLDSGDLLDFNIAPDASSTFEDSNTWALAILQSDDASTLNSGTATAKEFDPSGWELALVTTPSSGISSHPERQLAGGLDSLTLNSLYDEAAYRANQHPAYGTSAHNPFEVQDPFATNNITPPSAMTHQTPHNPFGPCEPALQAPNPFADNVIDQPDVAPHDPKHANPFETQG; encoded by the exons ATGGCGACTATAACATGGCGTAAAGCGTACGGCGCCATTAAAGACCACACCAAGGTCGGCCTTGCTCAAATCAACAGCGATTTCAAG GATTTGGACGTTGCTACTGTAAAAGCAACGAATCACGTCGAAATTCCTCCGAAAGATCGGCATTTAAGAA AATTATTACTTGCTACATCAGCAGTTAGGCCTAGGGCTGATGTTGCGTATTGTATTCATGCTCTTGCTCGTCGTTTAACCAAAACGCGTAATTGGACG GTAGCACTGAAGACATTAATAGTTGTGCATAGGTTACTACGGGAAGGTGACCCGACTTTTAGGGAAGAACTTCTCACTTTATCTCAGCGTGAACATGTACTTCAACTGTCGAATTTCAAGGATGATTCAAGCCCAATTG CTTGGGACTGTTCTGCATGGGTTCGTAGTTATGCACTTTTCTTGGAGGAAAGACTCGACTGTTTCAGGTCGTTGAAATATGACATTGAAGCAGAGCGTTTACCGAAGCCTGCGCAGGGGCAG GGACACAGCAGAACAAGAGATCTGGATGCTGAGGAACTATTGGAGCAATTGCCGGCCTTGCAACAGTTGCTGTATCGTCTACTTGGATGCCGG CCAGAAGGAGCAGCACTTCGTAATTATGTCATACAGTATGCACTTGCACTG GTTCTTAAGGAGAGCTTTAAAATTTATTGTGCAATTAATGATGGAATTATTAATCTGATTGATAAG TTCTTTGAAATGCCAAGGCATGAAGCTACGAAGGCCCTTGAGATATATAAAAGAGCTGGCCAGCAG GCTGCGAGTCTGACCGACTTCTATGAAGTTTGCAAAGGGTTGGAACTGGCTCGGAATTTTCAGTTCCCTGTGTTGAGAGAG CCACCACAATCATTTCTTGCCACCATGGACGAGTACATCAGAGAAGCACCTAGTGTTGTATCTATCCCTAGCCTTCATCTG GAACTTCCAGAGAGGCTTCAACTGACATACAGACCCGAAGAAGATTCTCCTCAAGAAGATGATGGCATAGTAGTTGAAGAGCCTCAACCAGTAGCTTCAGATGGTTTAGCTGAAGTTGCTGAAGCAGCTGCTTCAGCTACACCACCTGCTGAGATGCTTGACTCAGGAGATTTGTTG GATTTCAATATAGCCCCTGATGCATCGTCAACCTTTGAAGATAGCAACACATGGGCTTTGGCTATACTGCAGTCAG ATGATGCCTCGACTTTGAATTCTGGGACTGCCACAGCTAAAGAATTCGATCCTAGTGGTTGGGAACTTGCGTTAGTTACAACCCCCAGCAGCGGCATTTCTTCTCATCCTGAAAGGCAACTG GCTGGCGGATTGGATTCACTTACGCTGAACAGCTTGTATGACGAAGCAGCTTACAGAGCAAACCAGCATCCTGCATATGGTACTTCAGCCCACAACCCATTTGAAGTCCAAGATCCATTTGCAACCAACAACATTACCCCGCCGAGTGCTATGACCCATCAAACCCCTCACAATCCTTTCGGACCTTGTGAACCGGCCTTGCAGGCACCAAATCCTTTTGCCGACAATGTTATAGATCAACCTGACGTTGCTCCTCACGATCCCAAACATGCTAATCCCTTTGAAACGCAGGGTTGA
- the LOC141598999 gene encoding dynein light chain 1, cytoplasmic — translation MAGVEEELERRSKFLSSLIQKKKATEQQNVHQELNVKVRASDMSTELQNAAFKCARDLLDSMPIKKIDTKKIATALKKEFDSAYGPAWHCIVGTSFGSYVTHSLGGFLYFSIDKVYILLFRTVVEPLKQ, via the exons ATGGCGGGTGTAGAAGAAGAACTAGAGAGAAGAAGCAAGTTCTTAAGCAGTTTAATACAAAAGAAGAAAGCAACAGAACAACAAAATGTTCATCAAGAATTAAATGTTAAAGTTAGAGCTTCTGATATGTCTACTGAACTTCAAAATGCTGCTTTTAAATGTGCTCGAGATCTACTTGATTCTATGCCCATTAAAAAAATTGATACAAAAAAAATTGCTACTGCTCTTAAAAAG GAATTTGATTCTGCATATGGACCTGCATGGCATTGCATCGTGGGCACAAGCTTTGGCTCATATGTCACTCATTCACTAGGAGGTTTCTTGTATTTCTCTATTGACAAGGTTTATATCCTTCTCTTCAGAACAGTTGTCGAGCCTTTGAAACAGTAA
- the LOC141599000 gene encoding protein mago nashi homolog, with translation MASEEEAGEFYLRYYVGHKGKFGHEFLEFEFRPDGKLRYANNSNYKNDTMIRKEVFLTPAVLRECRRIISDSEIMKEDDNLWPEPDRVGRQELEIVMGNEHISFTTSKIGSLVDVQSSNDPEGLRIFYYLVQDLKCFVFSLISLHFKIKPI, from the exons aTGGCAAGCGAAGAAGAAGCAGGAGAGTTTTACCTACGATACTACGTAGGTCACAAAGGCAAATTCGGGCACGAATTCCTAGAATTCGAATTCCGACCCGATGGTAAACTCCGTTACGCTAATAATTCCAATTACAAAAACGATACTATGATTCGTAAAGAAGTCTTCCTTACTCCCGCCGTTCTTCGCGAATGTCGCCGTATCATCTCCGACAGCGAG ATCATGAAGGAAGACGACAACCTCTGGCCCGAACCTGACCGTGTTGGCAGGCAAGAGCTTGAAATTGTGATGGGAAATGAACATATCTCCTTCACAACTTCTAAGATTGGCTCACTTGTTGATGTCCAAAGCAGTAATGATCCTGAGGGCCTTCGCATCTTTTACTATCTTGTTCAG GACTTGAAATGCTTCGTGTTTTCCTTGATCTCTCTCCATTTCAAAATCAAGCCAATATAA
- the LOC141598989 gene encoding HMG-Y-related protein A-like, protein MAFADLSTNSVVDYNQMIMEAIEELNSNEGANITEINNYIESNYPDLPPAHSSLLSNTLDKLRLSGHLTYSNNIFSKPDSNPNQNITPAKRGRGRPPKPKSDTDPISPAAYTGTPRPRGRPPKVVDPLAPPPQPKVKPTSSGRGRGRPRKDPLSVAVPVPVSVSGVKRGRGRPRKST, encoded by the exons ATGGCTTTTGCAGATCTCTCCACTAACTCTGTTGTTGACTACAACCAG ATGATAATGGAAGCAATTGAAGAACTAAACTCAAATGAAGGAGCAAACATAACAGAAATAAACAATTACATTGAATCAAACTACCCAGATCTCCCACCTGCTCACTCTTCTCTTCTGTCCAATACTCTTGACAAATTACGTCTTTCTGGTCATCTCACTTACTCCAACAACATTTTCTCCAAACCCGACTCGAACCCGAACCAAAACATTACTCCAGCTAAGCGAGGCCGAGGCCGTCCACCCAAACCCAAATCTGACACCGACCCGATTTCTCCTGCTGCTTATACTGGGACCCCCAGGCCCAGGGGTAGGCCCCCTAAGGTTGTGGACCCACTTGCTCCGCCACCTCAGCCTAAGGTTAAGCCTACGTCATCTGGACGTGGACGTGGTAGGCCACGTAAGGATCCGTTGAGTGTTGCTGTTCCGGTTCCGGTTTCGGTTTCTGGTGTTAAGCGTGGACGTGGTCGTCCTCGCAAGAGTACTTAG